The Corylus avellana chromosome ca8, CavTom2PMs-1.0 genome has a segment encoding these proteins:
- the LOC132190779 gene encoding disease resistance protein RUN1-like: MAIRIARSPVAIFSSSSSPRSNWIYDVFLCFRGEDTRKNFTDHLYFALRDAGIKIFKDDNELRRGQYLASELIRAIQGSRISIIVFSRNYAASRWCMEELVEIMECRRTLKQLVLPIFYDVEPFDVRKQTGSFAKAFAKHEEHYLLDMDKVLKWRRALCDVANLSGWNLRKTADGHEAKFIKKIVEEISRELNNTHLFIALYPVAVDSHVQDITFGLNVGASDIRMVGILGMGGIGKTTIAKAIYNQFFHGFEGKSFLTNVRETSKEPRGHVHLQEQLLFDILKTSEIKISSVDRGINMIKERLFSKAIVVILDDVDQMEQLNAICRRCDWFGLGSRIIITTRDEHLLKELEVDSVYRVTAMNDIDSLELLSWHAFRNSYPIEDYTDLSRSVVAYCGGLPLALEVLGSFLFSRSMLEWKSALDKLKRIPHEQIQNKLRISFDGVSDNTEKDIFLDISCFFIGKDIDYVVKILDGCGFFAKIGISVLIQWCLLKVSETNEFTMHDLLRDMAREIVREKHPNEPGKWSRLWLHEDAFDILTKHELLEKMKILNLSHSYYLSDTPDFSKLPNLEQLMLEDCTSLLEVHHFIGDLSNLVLVNSKDCKCLKSLPGSFYNLKSLETLILSGCSKMHNLADNLGEMESLTTLLADRTAIKQVPFSIVQLKNLKYLSLCGCKGSPSKSLPSLFCLSDDGIPTDLWNLCSLKILDLRCNSFESLSTSLGGLSKLQDLRLDCCRKLKSIPDLPASLDKWSNPIMSVGMEGCMNLTHTFKQSILQEWVLRGVGIVLPGNQIPDWFTYQCEGPSVHFKVPTVDPILKEFGVCVVSASRVQVLSSYKGSMSFIEGSMLFINHTKNTTSGLFPLGDHLFLRIRNIVRTNDFEDGNEVEVLVYWRPEIFIVKKIGVYLVYDRVVDGKDEGHAIVVSDDEDDNNNIEDRCSSKRKMRSPNMIDDSQTLMKEKKLKKLATEEWRTRSIIVIICSHNK, encoded by the exons ATGGCTATCAGAATAGCAAGATCTCCTGTAGCCAtcttctcttcatcttcttcccctCGTTCCAATTGGATCTATGACGTTTTCTTGTGTTTCAGAGGCGAAGACACGCGTAAAAACTTCACCGACCACCTCTACTTTGCTTTGAGAGATGCTGGAATCAAAATCTTTAAAGATGACAATGAGCTCCGAAGAGGACAATACCTTGCATCCGAATTGATACGAGCAATCCAAGGATCCAGAATCTCTATCATCGTTTTCTCAAGGAACTATGCAGCTTCGAGGTGGTGCATGGAGGAACTTGTGGAAATTATGGAGTGTCGAAGAACTTTGAAGCAACTGGTTCTACCTATATTCTATGATGTTGAGCCCTTTGATGTGAGAAAGCAGACGGGTAGTTTTGCAAAAGCATTCGCGAAACATGAAGAGCATTATTTGTTGGACATGGACAAAGTTCTCAAGTGGAGAAGAGCTTTGTGTGATGTTGCTAATTTGTCAGGGTGGAATCTAAGAAAAACTGCAGACGG GCATGAAGCAAAGtttattaagaaaattgttgaagagaTTTCAAGAGAACTGAACAACACACACTTGTTTATAGCACTCTACCCAGTTGCAGTAGATTCTCATGTTCAAGATataacttttgggttaaatgttGGAGCTAGCGATATTCGCATGGTAGGAATCTTGGGAATGGGCGGAATTGGCAAAACAACCATTGCTAAAGCCatttataaccaattttttCATGGATTTGAAGGTAAAAGTTTTCTTACAAATGTTAGGGAAACTTCCAAGGAACCTAGGGGTCATGTTCATCTCCAAGAACAACTTCTTTTTGACATCTTGAAGACAAGCGAGATAAAGATAAGTAGTGTTGATAGAGGAATCAATATGATTAAAGAAAGACTTTTTAGTAAAGCAATAGTTGTGATACTTGATGATGTAGACCAAATGGAGCAACTGAATGCCATCTGTAGAAGGTGTGACTGGTTTGGTTTGGGAAGTAGAATTATTATAACAACAAGAGATGAGCATTTGCTAAAGGAGCTAGAAGTGGATAGTGTATATAGAGTTACAGCAATGAATGACATTGACTCTCTTGAGCTCTTAAGTTGGCATGCCTTTAGGAATAGTTATCCTATTGAAGATTATACTGATTTGTCAAGAAGTGTTGTTGCTTACTGTGGAGGGTTGCCACTAGCACTTGAAGTTTTGGGCTCATTCCTTTTCTCTAGAAGCATGCtagaatggaaaagtgcattagATAAATTGAAGAGGATTCCTCATGAGCAGattcaaaataaacttagaataagttttgatggagTAAGCGACAATACTGAAAAAGATATATTCCTTGACATATCATGTTTCTTCATAGGAAAGGATATAGactatgttgtaaaaatattGGATGGCTGTggtttttttgcaaagattggaaTTAGTGTCCTCATTCAATGGTGTCTTCTTAAAGTTAGTGAGACAAATGAGTTTACAATGCATGATTTGTTGCGAGACATGGCAAGAGAAATCGTTCGTGAGAAACACCCCAATGAACCTGGGAAATGGAGTAGATTATGGCTGCATGAGGATGCATTTGATATATTGACAAAGCATGAG TTGCTTGAGAAGATGAAAATTCTAAATCTCAGTCACTCTTATTATCTGAGCGACACCCCTGACTTTTCAAAACTCCCAAATCTAGAGCAATTAATGCTTGAAGATTGTACGAGTTTGCTTGAGGTTCACCACTTCATTGGAGATCTTAGTAatcttgttttggtgaattCGAAAGATTGCAAATGCCTTAAAAGTTTGCCAGGGAGTTTCTATAACTTGAAGTCGCTAGAAACTCTCATTCTTTCTGGGTGTTCTAAAATGCACAATCTGGCTGACAACTTGGGGGAGATGGAATCATTGACAACTCTTCTTGCAGACAGAACTGCTATAAAACAAGTGCCTTTTAGTATAGTGCAATTGAAGAATCTCAAATATTTATCTCTATGTGGGTGTAAAGGATCACCGTCTAAGTCATTGCCATCACTCTTTTG TTTATCGGATGACGGAATTCCTACCGATCTTTGGAATTTAtgttctcttaaaattttagatttaagatGCAATAGTTTTGAAAGCCTATCAACAAGCCTAGGTGGTCTTTCGAAGCTTCAAGATCTTAGACTGGATTGCTGTAGAAAGCTTAAATCAATTCCGGATTTACCagcaa GTCTGGATAAGTGGTCAAATCCTATTATGTCTGTTGGCATGGAAGGATGCATGAATCTAACACATACTTTTAAGCAAAGCATCCTACAG GAATGGGTTCTACGTGGAGTTGGCATTGTCCTCCCTGGCAATCAAATCCCCGATTGGTTCACGTATCAGTGTGAGGGACCCTCGGTACATTTTAAAGTACCTACTGTTGATCCCATATTGAAAGAGTTTGGTGTATGTGTTGTATCTGCATCACGTGTTCAAGTGTTATCTTCATATAAAGGCAGCATGTCATTTATCGAAGGTAGCATGTTATTTATCAACCATACCAAGAATACAACCAGTGGCCTATTCCCTCTTGGAGATCACCTATTCCTACGTATACGCAATATTGTTCGTACCAATGATTTTGAGGATGGTAATGAAGTAGAGGTTCTTGTATATTGGAGGCCTGAAATATTCATTGTGAAGAAAATAGGGGTCTATCTAGTATATGACAGGGTTGTTGATGGAAAAGATGAGGGTCATGCCATTGTTGTcagtgatgatgaggatgacaaTAACAATATAGAAGATAGATGCTCCtctaagagaaaaatgagatctCCAAATATGATTGATGATTCACAAACTttgatgaaagagaaaaagctcaaaaagctTGCTACAGAGGAATGGCGCACTCGATCCATTATCGTCATTATTTGTTCACACAACAAGTAA